A genomic stretch from Halogranum gelatinilyticum includes:
- a CDS encoding digeranylgeranylglycerophospholipid reductase gives MSESYDVVVAGAGPAGAQCARDLAARGHDVVVLETENEAEFPRASNKSTAGTFPSTMSTFNIPDDVVMHYTDDVVIESPNDFYKYGQTGAVLEFADFKNWLVEEGRADGAEYRFEARATKPLMEGGEAVGVVYNGNEEVRADIVVDATGPSAPLARKLGVTDLKREHQAVGIEYEFSGVDTNADGYADLTDAMMLRLDHRMAPGGYSWIFHTGEDTAKVGVCYLQNAAHTDKARDGFTIDDYLEWWLDNDPRLADAEKMEGKMHRGSAHIQMPKSLSTDNFMAVGDTVPTLDPLWGEGIDKCMRSGRAAAATADSCLTHRSRDTSADQMEVYDRLWHRDVAPMMKQRLIMTELLYLSSNDRYDKLVHDLNETDNDVAAGANSGDLKSLLHLLKPEDIPVLAEYAKMVFDRKYN, from the coding sequence ATGAGTGAGTCATACGATGTCGTCGTCGCTGGTGCGGGTCCCGCAGGCGCGCAGTGTGCGCGCGACCTCGCTGCCAGAGGCCACGACGTAGTCGTCCTCGAGACAGAGAACGAAGCAGAGTTCCCCCGAGCGAGTAACAAGTCCACGGCCGGGACGTTTCCGTCGACGATGTCGACGTTCAACATCCCCGACGACGTCGTCATGCACTACACCGACGACGTCGTCATCGAGTCGCCCAACGACTTCTACAAGTACGGCCAGACGGGTGCCGTCTTGGAGTTCGCGGACTTCAAGAACTGGCTCGTCGAGGAGGGCCGCGCAGACGGGGCGGAGTACCGCTTCGAGGCCCGCGCGACGAAGCCGCTGATGGAGGGCGGCGAAGCCGTCGGCGTCGTCTACAACGGCAACGAGGAGGTCCGTGCCGACATCGTCGTCGACGCGACGGGACCGAGCGCGCCGCTGGCGCGCAAACTCGGCGTCACCGACCTGAAGCGCGAGCATCAGGCGGTCGGCATCGAATACGAGTTCTCCGGCGTCGACACCAACGCCGACGGCTACGCGGACCTGACCGACGCGATGATGCTCAGACTCGACCACCGGATGGCCCCCGGCGGCTACTCGTGGATCTTCCACACCGGCGAGGATACCGCGAAGGTCGGCGTCTGCTACCTCCAGAACGCCGCCCACACCGACAAGGCGCGCGACGGGTTCACCATCGACGACTATCTGGAGTGGTGGCTCGACAACGACCCGCGGCTGGCGGACGCCGAGAAGATGGAGGGCAAGATGCACCGCGGCTCGGCGCACATCCAGATGCCGAAGTCGCTGTCGACGGACAACTTCATGGCCGTCGGCGACACCGTGCCGACGCTCGACCCGCTGTGGGGCGAAGGCATCGACAAATGTATGCGCTCGGGGCGGGCCGCCGCCGCGACGGCCGACAGCTGTCTCACCCACCGCTCGCGCGACACCAGTGCCGACCAGATGGAAGTCTACGACCGGCTGTGGCACCGCGACGTCGCACCGATGATGAAACAGCGACTGATCATGACCGAGCTGCTCTATCTCAGCTCCAACGACCGCTACGACAAGCTGGTCCACGACCTCAACGAGACCGACAACGACGTCGCCGCCGGTGCCAACAGTGGCGACCTCAAGTCGCTCCTGCATCTGCTGAAACCCGAGGACATCCCGGTCCTCGCAGAGTACGCGAAGATGGTCTTCGACCGCAAGTACAACTGA
- a CDS encoding DUF7563 family protein, translating into MRTCNNCGSLVTMRFARVFGTNSSDVYACPACAPYEQLMSGAAAQSV; encoded by the coding sequence ATGAGAACCTGCAACAACTGTGGAAGCCTGGTGACGATGCGCTTTGCGCGTGTCTTCGGAACGAACAGCAGTGACGTGTACGCGTGCCCCGCGTGCGCCCCGTACGAACAGCTCATGTCGGGAGCCGCCGCCCAGTCGGTCTGA
- a CDS encoding PrnB family protein, translated as MNARVATLDYDRFDVSPRRGFVPDTDPLTALGSDSHSTLRRLDELGATLPERLDAGTLRETLFELEVPPTGLFDDLSRAELLHVYRLAGFLANVAVHSPEGRVGDTIPAGVAVPLYESTARLGRTPVLSYDGYVLHNWARVADDGGFRPDNLDALTTFVDLPDETWFIAIHVAIETAAGPAIGAIGEAQAAVRADDADGVHEALVTMTDAIATVDGVLARMPERNAPENYGHTFRHYLKPLVDVEYAGVDELDGPQSFRGASGAQSSLFPALDAALGVDHGDNPLVSHLRTLRADMPPEHKAFIAATADGPSIHEYVAGDERLVAAYNACLDRMVDFRDRHTGIVSQYLTAPLGEDTGTGGTPHGRFLDMFTTDTADTRL; from the coding sequence ATGAACGCACGGGTAGCCACCCTCGACTACGACCGCTTCGACGTCAGCCCGCGTCGTGGCTTCGTCCCCGATACGGACCCGCTCACCGCTCTCGGTTCCGACTCCCATTCGACGCTCCGGCGGCTCGACGAACTCGGCGCGACGCTCCCCGAGCGGCTCGATGCCGGGACGCTCCGCGAGACGCTCTTCGAACTGGAGGTCCCCCCAACGGGGCTGTTCGACGACCTCTCGCGGGCCGAACTGCTCCACGTCTACCGCCTCGCGGGCTTTCTCGCCAACGTCGCGGTCCACAGCCCCGAGGGTCGCGTCGGCGACACGATCCCGGCGGGCGTCGCCGTCCCGCTCTACGAGTCGACGGCGCGGCTCGGCCGGACGCCCGTGCTCTCCTACGACGGCTACGTCCTCCACAACTGGGCGCGCGTCGCCGACGACGGCGGTTTCCGCCCCGACAACCTCGACGCGCTGACGACCTTCGTCGACCTGCCCGACGAGACGTGGTTTATCGCCATCCACGTCGCCATCGAGACCGCCGCCGGTCCCGCCATCGGTGCCATCGGCGAGGCGCAGGCGGCCGTCCGCGCCGACGACGCCGACGGCGTCCACGAGGCACTGGTGACGATGACCGACGCCATCGCCACCGTCGACGGGGTGCTCGCCCGGATGCCCGAACGCAACGCCCCGGAGAACTACGGCCACACCTTCCGACACTATCTGAAGCCGCTCGTCGACGTCGAGTACGCGGGTGTCGACGAACTCGACGGCCCGCAGTCCTTCCGCGGCGCGTCGGGCGCGCAGTCCAGCCTGTTCCCCGCACTCGACGCGGCACTCGGCGTCGACCACGGCGACAACCCGCTCGTCAGCCATCTGCGGACGCTCCGGGCGGATATGCCCCCGGAGCACAAGGCGTTCATCGCCGCCACGGCCGACGGGCCGAGCATCCACGAGTACGTCGCCGGTGACGAGCGGCTCGTGGCGGCCTACAACGCCTGTCTCGACCGCATGGTCGACTTCCGCGACCGCCACACGGGCATCGTCAGCCAGTATCTGACCGCGCCGCTCGGCGAGGATACGGGAACGGGCGGCACGCCACACGGCCGGTTTCTGGATATGTTCACCACCGATACGGCGGACACGCGGCTCTGA
- a CDS encoding alkaline phosphatase family protein, whose translation MSTKVCVLGLDGATWDLLDPWLDDLPTIKSFADERRTTLDSCIPPLSMPAWKVYSTGMNPGDLGVFTFVEPDFEEEQFTTVTNESFTTRELWDYLGEAGHQSAVVNMPTTYPPRDIDGWQISGPFSGKQEDYTRPEELGRTLDRNDYTILPEYYLSRDPDDIDGAVESVETKLRTALGFTETADFVHTTLYLTDTVQHTEWDSPVCKSFWESVDEQLAWFLDELGDDWNVVLMSDHGFGYTKGRFYLNTWLEQEGYIHIDDSGFDFGDLFGLMGLDYDRALALMQRLRLSGVVLETLPESFLRKVARQMPGNRKLEGLQDKIDWEADAVALAPLVYTRNEQVADEIREKLLDVTDRDGEQVIDEVYYGEDIYPDTDVRMPDLVIKHTDYGISDIVKPGVLFEYDGDWRHHKTAHHRRNGILTARGPDVEDVALDELEPRLYDLAPTILDGFGIDIPEEMRGESIGLLGSNSERKPLPVQRDVDRVVEHDENVEQKLKDLGYL comes from the coding sequence ATGAGCACGAAGGTCTGCGTCCTCGGTCTCGACGGGGCCACGTGGGACCTGCTCGACCCGTGGCTCGACGATCTGCCGACCATCAAATCCTTCGCCGACGAGCGGCGGACGACCCTCGACAGCTGTATCCCACCGCTGTCGATGCCGGCGTGGAAGGTCTACTCGACCGGGATGAACCCGGGTGACCTCGGCGTGTTCACCTTCGTCGAGCCTGACTTCGAGGAGGAGCAGTTCACGACCGTCACGAACGAGTCGTTCACGACGCGCGAACTCTGGGACTATCTCGGCGAAGCGGGCCACCAGAGTGCCGTCGTCAACATGCCGACGACCTACCCGCCGCGGGACATCGACGGCTGGCAGATCAGCGGGCCGTTCTCGGGCAAGCAAGAGGACTACACGCGCCCGGAAGAACTCGGCCGGACGCTCGACAGGAACGACTACACCATCCTCCCGGAGTACTACCTCTCGCGGGACCCCGACGACATCGACGGCGCGGTCGAGTCCGTCGAGACGAAGCTCCGGACCGCCCTCGGCTTCACCGAGACGGCCGACTTCGTCCACACGACGCTCTATCTGACCGACACCGTCCAGCACACCGAGTGGGACTCGCCGGTCTGCAAGTCCTTCTGGGAGTCCGTCGACGAACAGCTCGCGTGGTTCCTCGACGAACTCGGCGACGACTGGAACGTCGTCCTCATGTCGGACCACGGCTTCGGCTACACGAAGGGGCGGTTCTACCTCAACACGTGGCTCGAACAGGAGGGTTACATCCACATCGACGACTCCGGCTTCGACTTCGGCGACCTGTTCGGGCTGATGGGGCTGGACTACGACCGGGCACTGGCGCTCATGCAACGACTCCGACTCTCGGGTGTCGTCCTCGAGACGCTCCCCGAGAGCTTCCTCCGGAAGGTCGCCCGTCAGATGCCGGGAAACCGGAAGCTGGAGGGCTTACAGGACAAGATCGACTGGGAGGCCGACGCCGTCGCGCTCGCCCCGCTCGTCTACACCCGCAACGAGCAGGTCGCAGACGAGATTCGCGAGAAGTTGCTCGACGTCACCGACAGAGACGGCGAGCAGGTCATCGACGAGGTGTACTACGGCGAGGACATCTACCCCGACACCGACGTGCGGATGCCCGACCTCGTCATCAAGCACACCGACTACGGCATCAGCGACATCGTCAAACCTGGCGTGCTGTTCGAGTACGACGGCGACTGGCGGCACCACAAGACCGCCCACCACCGTCGCAACGGCATCCTGACCGCTCGCGGCCCCGACGTGGAAGACGTCGCGCTCGACGAACTGGAGCCGCGGCTGTACGACCTCGCACCGACCATCCTCGACGGCTTCGGCATCGACATCCCCGAGGAGATGCGCGGCGAGAGCATCGGCCTGCTCGGGTCGAACAGCGAACGCAAACCGCTCCCGGTCCAGCGCGACGTCGACCGCGTGGTCGAACACGACGAGAACGTCGAGCAGAAGCTCAAAGACCTCGGCTACCTGTAG